A region of Gemmatimonadota bacterium DNA encodes the following proteins:
- a CDS encoding glutathione peroxidase, translating to MTTLYDIPVRTIDGTEQTLAQYRGKVLLIVNTASECGLTPQYAGLEALHRALGPQGLTVLGFPCNQFGAQEPGSEADITTFCSTSYDVTFPMFAKIDVNGDDTHPLFRLLKEERPGVLGTEAIKWNFTKFLVGRDGAVIKRYAPTDTPESMRGDVEQALGAAVGSSPT from the coding sequence ATGACCACCCTCTACGACATTCCCGTGCGCACCATCGACGGCACCGAACAGACGCTCGCCCAGTACCGCGGGAAGGTGTTGCTGATCGTGAACACCGCAAGCGAATGCGGCCTCACGCCCCAGTATGCGGGACTCGAAGCGCTCCACCGCGCACTGGGCCCGCAGGGCCTCACCGTGCTCGGCTTTCCCTGCAACCAGTTCGGCGCGCAGGAACCGGGAAGCGAGGCCGACATTACGACCTTCTGCTCGACCAGCTACGACGTGACCTTCCCGATGTTCGCGAAGATCGATGTGAATGGCGATGACACGCACCCGCTGTTCCGCCTGCTGAAGGAGGAGCGGCCCGGCGTTCTCGGCACCGAGGCGATCAAGTGGAACTTCACGAAGTTCCTTGTCGGGCGAGATGGTGCCGTGATCAAGCGGTATGCGCCGACCGATACGCCGGAGTCGATGCGTGGCGACGTGGAGCAGGCGCTCGGGGCAGCTGTCGGATCGTCCCCGACCTAG
- a CDS encoding nuclear transport factor 2 family protein encodes MRPPIPPFDIASATLKVRAAEDAWNRRDPAKVALAYTPDSRWRNRSEFITGRAEIEAFLTRKWAKEQEYRLIKELWAVTGDRIAVRFVYEWRDADGQWFRSHGNENWRFDAEGYMAERHASINDVPISEAERKFRWEQGVRPADHPGLSELGL; translated from the coding sequence ATGCGTCCACCTATCCCCCCGTTCGATATCGCCTCCGCCACGCTCAAGGTGCGCGCCGCGGAGGACGCCTGGAATCGGCGCGACCCCGCCAAGGTCGCGCTCGCCTACACACCGGACAGTCGGTGGCGGAATCGCTCGGAGTTCATCACCGGCCGCGCCGAGATTGAGGCGTTCTTGACGCGGAAGTGGGCCAAGGAACAGGAGTACCGACTGATCAAGGAGCTGTGGGCGGTCACCGGCGATCGCATCGCGGTGCGCTTCGTCTATGAGTGGCGGGACGCCGATGGCCAGTGGTTCCGCTCGCACGGCAACGAGAACTGGCGCTTCGATGCGGAGGGCTACATGGCCGAACGGCACGCGAGCATCAATGACGTGCCGATCAGCGAGGCGGAGCGGAAGTTCCGGTGGGAGCAGGGCGTGCGACCGGCTGACCATCCCGGGTTGAGCGAGCTCGGACTCTGA